Below is a genomic region from Lentisphaerota bacterium.
CGAACTCGTTGATCCGCGAGACCATCAGCACGCCCTCGGCAACCGTGCCTCGGACGCTGGTCCGCTTGAGCTGGTTGTCGGTCTGTTCGACGATCAGGTCAATGGTGATGGAATTGGCGAAGCCTTTTTGCGGTTCGATCGCGCGGTTGACGTAATCAATCCCCATCTCCTTGATGAACGCGGCGGCGGCCTTGTAGTCGTTGTAGCGGTCGAAGTCGGCCCAGATCCCGGAGAGGATCGGCACGAGCAGCCAGTTGGCATAGGGTTCGAGCTGCCCGTAGAAGCTCGTTTCGATCATGGTGATGGGCAGCGAGCGGCCGGAAAGCTCGCGGGTCACGCGCGAGAGGATGTAGGCCAGTTCGCAATAGGTCTTGTCGAGCCCCTCGGGAATGTCACGGTTGACGATGAAGGTCGCCACCCCTTTTTCGTCCAGATCAATCAGTTCCCGCGCGGCGCGCTCCGCAGCGACATAGTTTGCTTCGTGCGTGCTGGCGCCGAGGTGCGGCAGCATGATGTCGGCGATGTCGGCGATCGGCTTGGGGCCGGCCTCATCCTTGGGATAGACGTCGTTGAGCAGACGGAGCTTCTTCGCGGCCTTGATCTCGCGAAGGGCGGCCTCGTCAATGATCCCCGCGCGGGCGCAGTTGACCAGCGTCGCGCCGGTCTTCATGAGGGCGAGCAGGTTGCGGCCGATCAGATTTTTGGTCCCTTCGCCGCCCGGGATGTGAAGCGTAATGATGTCGGATTCGCGGAACAGCTCGTCGAGCGTCACCGGCTCGATCCCATAATCACGGACCCGGTCCCCCGGAACCAGAGGATCGAAACCCAGCAAGCGGCACTCGAAGCCCTTCAGGCGCTTGGCGACGAGCCGGCCGATGTTGCCCAGGCCGACAATACCGACCGTCTTACCGGTGAGCTCGCGTCCCATAAACGCCTTCTTCTCCCATTCGCCACGCCGGGTCGACGCATCGGCGGGGATGATGAACCGGGCGTCGGCGAGGATCATGGCGATCACCTCTTCGGCCACGGCGTTGGCATTCGCGCCGGGAGTGTTCATCACGTCCACGCCCCGCTTGCGGGCGTGTTTGGTGTCGATGGTGTCAAAACCGGCTCCCGCCCGCACGATCACCCGCAGATTGGGGAGCGTGTCAATTAATCCGGCCGTCACCTTCTCGCTGCGGACGATGAGTGCATAGGCGTCGGGATGGGCCTTGGCGAGGTCCTCGATGGGCGTCTTGGCGTCCTGCACCACCGCATAGCCGCCGTTGTTCTTGAGGATGTCGGTGGCCACCGAATCGAGCTTGGTCGGAATGAGTACCTTTTTCATGCTTCTATAGTCCCCTGGGTTTCTGCTATCCTAACCTGGTTTCGGATCGCGACCCCCCAGTGTCACGGGGAATGCCGCATCCAAGCGAGGGCTTAAATGTACCACTCTGCACAACCGATATCAAGTTATCGCGTGTCCGCGCGTGTGACGCGAACGCTGCTGGGCATTCTGGCGTTCGCGGCGGCCCAGCCTGCGGCGGCCCAGCGCAACCTGCCCGATGATCCGTTGCCGACGGCCACGGCCGAGGGTCCGGCCATCGACCGCAAGGAGCCGTCTTTTTTTGGCCGGCCGGTCGAGCGCACCCCGGCAGCCCAGTGGCAGCGTGTCGAGCGTCTGGAGGCGGCCAAGCAGCTCAAAGCCGCAAGCCGGGCGGCAAACGCGCTGGTCCGCACGTGGCACCATTCCCCCGAGGCGGCCCAGGCGCAGTTGGCCGTGGCCCGCCTCCACGAGGCCCGCAACAATCCCGCTGCCGCATTTGACGAATACCAATACCTGATCGACCATTTTTCCGGGCTGTTTCCCTTCCAACACGTCTTGGATCGGCAGTATCAGATTGCCAATCATCTGCTCAAGCCCCAAAAAACCTTCCTCGGACTGGCGATGAACACCATGGAAGACGTCCGCATCCGCTTCGAACAGATCGTGCGCAATGCGCCCAACTGGGAACGCGCGCCCGACGCCTTGCTCAAGTCCGCCTTGTGCCACGAGTTGGATGACGACCCCCTCGCGGCGGCCGAGGCCTACGCGCAGCTTCAGACGCGCTACCCAGCCGCGCCAGCCGCCCTCGCTGCGGCGGCCGAGGAGATCCGCATCCGGAGAGCCCTCGCCTGGAAGTATCCCATGGACGAGGCCATGACGCGCCGCGCGATCGCCGCCATCGACAGCGCGCTGCACGCCTACGGCGCGCGCCTCAACCGCGACGAACTCGCCTCTTGGCGGGCCGATTTGAGCGACGCGGCGATGAACCGCACCTACGCGCGGGCGGCGTTTTACGATGGCAAGCGCAAGCAGCCGCGCGCGGCGCTCACCGCCTACCGCGAATTTCTCCGCGTCTATCCCGACTCCCCCCACGCCGAGACCGTCCGCAGCCGCATCCGCGAGCTGGAGGGCGCGACGGCCGATGCATCCCTCTCAACCCCCACAGGAGTAACACCATGAAGAATGCCGTACTGCTCACGATTCTGGCCGGCTGCATCTCCGCCGGTTGCGCGTCCTACCGTTTCGGCAACCCCGTCCCGGAGAGCCGCCGTCGGCTCGCCGTGCCGGTCTTTGCCAATGCCGTCAACCAAGCCGAGGCCGAGGCCGTGGTGACTGAGGCGCTCCGCCGCGAAATCATCCGCGAAGGCTCGTTCACGCTGACCCCCGCTGATCGCGCGGCGCTTACCCTCACGGGAACGGTCACGGGCTACACCCTCAAGCCGATCCGCTATGAGCAGAATACCAGCAGCACGCCGGTCGAATACCGCGCCACGCTCACGGCTCAGGTGACCCTTGTCGACGCCACCACCGGCGCCGTTGTCGTGACCGCTTTCACGCAGACGTCCGAGACGACCGTTGCGGCTGGGGCTGACCTACAGACCGCCAAAGCTTCGGCCCTGCACCGCGCCGCGCAAAGCCTGGCCCGTTCTATCCTCCTGGAGGCCGTCACCCGCTGCAGCGAGTAATGCGTGCGTTTTTCATCGACTTTCGTGCCGCGCATTTGACACACTACCGGCTCATTTCTGGCCCAGGCATCGGGCATCGGCGTTGAAGGCTGACTTATGGAACCACTAGCACCTATAACAGGCGGGGTCACTGCGGCGCGGGGTTTCCGCGCGGCGGGGGTCGAAGCCGCGATCAAATATCCGAATCGGAAGGATTTCGCCTTGCTGGTCTCGGACACGCCGGCCGCGGTTGCGGCCGTGTTCACGACCAACCGGGTGGCCGCAGCCCCGGTGCAACTGGATCGCGAGCGCGTCGCGGCGGGCCAGGCCCGGGCTGTGGCGATCAACAGCGGCTGCGCCAACGCCTGCACCGGCGAACAGGGGATGGCCGACGCGCGCGAAATGGCCGCGGCTGTGGCTGGGGCGCTGGGCATCGACGAGCGGCTGGTGCTGGTCTGCTCGACGGGCGTGATCGGCGTCACGCTGCCGATGGCCCGCATCCGCGCCGGCGCGGTTCGAGCCGCCGCGGCGTTGAGTCCGACGGGCGGGGATGATGCCGCGCACGCGATCCTCACCACCGACACGGTCGACAAGCAGGTGGCCGTTCGAATCGAGATTGACGGCCACGACGTGACTGTGGGAGGCATGTGCAAGGGCTCTGGAATGATCGAGCCCCTGATGGCCACCCTCCTCGGCTTTGTCACCACCGATGCGGCGATCGGCGCGCGCGCCCTCGACACGGCGTTGCGCCAGGCCGTGGATGTGAGCTTCAACCGGGTGGTAGTCGACGGCGACCGCAGCACCAACGACACCCTGATCGCGCTCGCCAACGGCGCGGCCGGCAACCGCCCCCTCGACCCGGCCCATCCGCGCTGGGGCGCGTTTGTCGCCGCGCTGACGCACGTGTGCACCGAACTGGCGAAAAAGCTCGTGCTCGACGGCGAAGGCGCGACCAAATTTGTGACCGTCCGCGTAACCGGGGCCCGGAGCGACGGCGACGCGCAGAAGGCGGCCCGATCCATCTCTAAGTCGGCGCTGGTGAAAACCGCCTGGTTCGGCAATGACCCCAACTGGGGACGGGTCATTGCCGCCGTCGGCTATTCCGGGGCCGATGTTGACGACCAGCAGGCGCAAATCTACTACGGCGAAGTCTGCGCGTATGACCGCGGCCGGGTGGCCGATGCCGCGCGACTCAAGGAATTGCAGGCGGTCATGCGCCATCCGGCGTTTGACGTGACGGTGAATCTCAACCTCGGCACGGGGACCGACACGATCTATACCTGCGACTTCTCCTATGACTATGTGAAAATCAACGCGGATTACACGACGTGATCCGAGACCCACGCTCAGGCCGGATGCCGAAACCATGCAGAAGTATATTGAAAAAGCGAACGTGCTGATTGAGGCCATGCCCTACATCCAGGATTTCAAGGGGTGGGTGGTGCTCGTCAAGGTCGGCGGCAGCGTGATGGAGTCTGCCGAAAACATTGAACGGCTGCTCACCGACATTGCCTTCATGAACACCGTCGGCATCCGGCCGGTGCTGGTCCATGGCGGAGGCAAGGCGATCTCGCGGGGCATGGAACGGGCGGGGATCGCCCCGCAGTTTGTCCAGGGGCTGCGCGTGACCTGCGCGGCGACCATCGGGGTGGTCGAGCAGGTCCTCAAGCAGGAGGTCAACGCCCAGGTGGTGCGCCTCCTCCAAAAACACGGCGTCAACGCCAGGCCGCTGCACGGCGACTGGATCTTCCGCGCCGAGAAGAAGACCGGCCGTGACCCGACGACGGGCGAATCGCTCGACTGGGGCTATGTGGGCAGCCCGGTCGCCGTGGACGCCCGCCCGGTTCGCGAGATGCTCGATGCGGGGCTCCTCCCCGTCATCACACCGCTTGGCACGGGACCCGACGGTCAGTTGTACAACATCAATGCGGACACGGCCGCCGCGGCTCTGGCCATGGCGCTGAAGGTTCGCAAGTTGGCGTTTATTTCGGATGTGCCGGGCTTGCTGCGGGACGTGACGGATGCGGAATCGCTCATCACGACGTTGCGGGTCGGCGAGGTGGCCGCGCTCAAACAGGCGGGTGTCGTGGGCGGCGGAATGCTGCCGAAGTTGGACAGTTGTGTGGAGGCGATCCGGGCCGGGGTGGGTAAAGTCCACCTGATCGACGGCCGGATGGCGCATTCGCTGCTGCTCGAAGTGTTCACAAAAACAGGTGTAGGAACGGAGATCATTGCCGATGAGTAAGAGCGCTGATATTGCCGCATTGTTCAACCAGTATGTCATGCACACGTATAGCCCCTCGGTCACCCTGACCAGCGGGCACGGCTGCAAGGTGCGTGACGCCGACGGAAAGGCCTATCTCGATTTCACGGCCGGCATCGCCGTGCTCAACGTGGGCCACACCCACGCCAAGGTGGTGAAGGCCGTGCAGGATCAGGCGGGTGCGCTGATTCATAGCTCGAACCTGTTTTACACGCCGAATCAGGCGCTGCTGGCGCAACGGCTCTCCAAGTTGTCGCTGGGCGGCAAATGCTTCTTCTGTAACTCGGGCACCGAAGCCAACGAAGCGATGGTCAAGCTGGCGCGCCTGTGGGGTCACGAGACGGGCAAATATGAAGTGATCACCATGCGCAATTCGTTCCACGGCCGGACGCTGGCGATGTGCGCGGCAACGGGCCAGAGCAAGGTGCAGAAGGGCTTTGACCCCCTCCCGCTCGGCTTTGCCCATGCGGCGTTCAACGATCTCGAATCGGTGCGCGGACTGGTCAACGCGCGCACCGTCGCGGTGATGGTCGAAGCCGTGCAGGGCGAAGGCGGCGTGATACCCGCGACCCAGGAATTCATGACGGGCGTGCGCAAGCTGTGCGATGAGAAGGGGCTGCTCATGCTGTGCGACGACATTCAGTGCGGCATGGGCCGGACCGGCCACTGGTTCGGCTGGCAGAAATACGGCATCAAGCCTGACGCTTTCACGCTCGCCAAGAGTCTCGCAGGCGGCGTCCCGATGGGCGCGCTGATCGCCGCGCCGAACCTCTCCGATGTGTTCCATCCGGGCAACCACGCATCAACCTTTGGCGGTAACCCGCTGGCCTGCGCAACGGCCCTGGCCGTGATTGACGTGATCGATGAGGAGGGGCTGGTCAAGCGCGCGGGTGAGGCGGGCGTCCTTTTCCGCGAGGGTCTGCAGGCCCTGGTCGACAAGTATGAGAAGGTGATCGAGGTCCGCGGCGAAGGCCTGATGATCGGCCTGGTCGTAGAGGGTCCAGCCAAGGATATCGTCACCGCCTGCCGCGAAATGGGTCTGCTCTGCTGTGTCGCGGGCGAGAACGTGGTCCGATTCCTCCCCCCGCTCAATGTCAAGGACGACGAGCTGGAAGAGGCGCTGGAAATGGTCGGCGACGCCCTGGAACAGGTTTATAACCCGGAATCGTAAGCGAAAGGCACAATCATGGCGCTCACCCTGCAAGACCTGAAACACGAGAAAGTGGGAGCCTGCGTGTCGGGCGGACTCGACAGCCGCACGATCGCCAAGGTGCTCACCGAAAACGGCGTGGACGTTGTCGCGTTCACTGCCGATCTGGGACAGCCCGACGAGGTGGACATCGCCGACATCCGCAAACGGATGAAACCGTGCGGCGTCGACACGATCCTGGTGGATCTCAAGCGGGAGATGGGCGAAGCCTGCTTTGAAGTGATCGAGGCTCAGGCCATGTACGACGGCGGCTACTGGAACTCGACCGGCATCGGCCGGGCCGTGACGGCCCGGGGCCTCATCGGCGCCATGCGCAAGAAGGGATGCACGGTGCTGTCGCACGGAGCGACCGGCCGCGGCAACGACCAGATGCGCTTCGAACGCTACACCAATGTCCTTGCGCCGAAGATGAAGGTCTACGCCCCCTGGCGCGACCCCGAGCTGCTGGAGCGGTTTCCGGGACGAACGCAAATGGCCGCCTACCTCGCGAGCTTCGGCATCTCCGCGCCGGCAGGCAAGAAGGACAAGAAGTATTCGACCGACGGCAATCTGGCGGGCCTGTCGCACGAGGCGGAGGACCTCGAGAGTATCGAGACGCCGATGATGATCGTCACGCCGACCATGGGCGTGTGGCCGATGCAGGCGCCGGACAAGCCCGAAAAGGTCGCCATCCGCTTTGAGAAGGGGCGCGCCGTGGCGATCAACGGCAAGGCCGTCGATCCCGTGCGCGCCATGATGCTGGCCAACACCCTCGGCGGCCGCAACGGCATCGGCATGAAGCACGCTCTCGAAAACAGGATCATCGGCACCAAGAGCCGCGGCGTCTACGAGGCGCCCGGCATGGAGCTGCTCGGCGCCGCCCTGCGCTTTCTCTATCAGGCGGTCCTCGACCGCCGCGCGACCGCGCTGTTCCAGCAGCTCTCCAAGCTCGTGGCCGACCAGATCTACGACGGCCGCTACTACGACCCGATGACCCAGGCCGCGCGCGCCGCGATTCGGGTCTTTGCCCGTCCCGCCAGCGGCACGGTGACCGTTTCGCTCTACAAGGGAAACATCTTCTTTCACGCGCTCAGCGACTGCCCCGCCTCGCTCTACAACGAGGCCGATTCCTCGATGGAGGCCAGCAACGGCCTCAATCCGGTCAGCTCCCAGGGCTTTGCCGAAATTCAGAGCGTCGAAGCCCGCATGATGGCAGTGGCCCGGCAGATTCGGCTGTAACCGGGAACATTTCGGGACGCCGACATGTCTAACCCCCGTGAGCAGAGTCAGGAACGCGCAACCGAGGAGGCCCGCGTGAATGACCTCGTGCACAAGGCTCAGGAGGGGAGCATGGAAGCCGTCGACGAACTGGTGCGCACGTACCAAACGCCCATTTTCAACCTGGCTTACCGCATGGTGAACCAGCGCGAAGAGGCGTGCGACCTGACCCAGGAGATCTTTATCAAGGTCTGTCGTGCCATCCGGTCGTTCAAAGGCCGGTCGCGGTTCTCCACCTGGCTCCAGGCGCTCGCCATCAACACCTGCCGGAGCCGGCGGCAGCGCCTGAGGCGCATCGGCTTCTTTGAGGCAACCTCGCTGGATGCCGTGCCTGAGGGGGCGGATGCCCCTTCCCCTCGCCATGAACCGGTGGACGCCGGCGACCGACCTGAAACCGAGCTTGTTCGTCACGAGACCCAGGAGATCGTGGGCCGCGCCATCGCGACACTTCCAGAGGATTTCCGAGAGGTAATCGTCATGCGCGATATCCAGGGTCTGAGCTATGAGGAAATCGCCGAGGCGACGGGCTGCCAGACCGGCACCGTCAAGTCACGCCTCTCGCGCGCCCGCGCCAAGGTCAGGGATGAGCTGTTACGGGAGGGTCTGCTATGCCGTGTGAACGGATAAAAGCGTGGATGAGCGACCATCTCGATGGCCGTCTGGATGCCGCGCGCGTCCGGGATCTGAACGCGCATCTGGCCGGTTGCGAAGCCTGCCGCCGCGAGTGGAACGATCTGCGGCAGACGGTGGCGCTCATCCGCAGCTTGACGCCGCTCGCCCCGCCCGTCGACCTTGTAGACTCGGTCCGCCAAGGCCTCGCCGCTTCCCGGCCGACACGTCTGGCGGTGTTTTGGCGTGTGCTCAATCGACCGCAGATACGCGTTGCCCTGGCGGCATCGGTGGTCATCCTGGTGGGGTTCTATGGCTGGCGGAACCTGACTATCAGCCCGGTCACCCCTGAAGAATGCGTGTCTGCTGCCTGCAGACAGGTCGATGCACCGGCCGTCGACACGCTGGCTGACGCGATGAAGGTGCCCCCCCCCACTGTTGTCGGCAAAGATCAGGACCTGGCACCACGCCCTGCAGATGCCCCGGTGACGGTGATTGCCCCAGTCGGCGGTAATCGCCTCGAAAAAATGCCCGCCGCTCAAGCGGAGGAACGCCATTCCCTGCAAAGACGCGATGGGATCTGGGAGAAGCGCGAATCCAGCGACCCGTCGGCCGACGAAAAGCGACAGCCTCCCGGGCTGAGCATCGGGGACGCATCGCTTGAACGCGAGGAGCCGTCCGTCGTTACCTTCGCAGCGCGGGCACAACGGATGCCTGAAGCCGTCACCGAACCAGTCGCGGCGGCGGAGGAACGAGCCGTGGCATTTGAGGCAGGAGCCGACGCTTCCGATGACGGCGTGACTCTGGATGCGGCCGCAGCGCCGTCTGTCGCCAAGCGCGTGGCGA
It encodes:
- a CDS encoding ACT domain-containing protein produces the protein MKKVLIPTKLDSVATDILKNNGGYAVVQDAKTPIEDLAKAHPDAYALIVRSEKVTAGLIDTLPNLRVIVRAGAGFDTIDTKHARKRGVDVMNTPGANANAVAEEVIAMILADARFIIPADASTRRGEWEKKAFMGRELTGKTVGIVGLGNIGRLVAKRLKGFECRLLGFDPLVPGDRVRDYGIEPVTLDELFRESDIITLHIPGGEGTKNLIGRNLLALMKTGATLVNCARAGIIDEAALREIKAAKKLRLLNDVYPKDEAGPKPIADIADIMLPHLGASTHEANYVAAERAARELIDLDEKGVATFIVNRDIPEGLDKTYCELAYILSRVTRELSGRSLPITMIETSFYGQLEPYANWLLVPILSGIWADFDRYNDYKAAAAFIKEMGIDYVNRAIEPQKGFANSITIDLIVEQTDNQLKRTSVRGTVAEGVLMVSRINEFDHLYFVPHGSTLFFLYDDRPGVIATISRTLADAGFNIEDIRNPHDTRTNRSLAIFKLYQPVEEKLVAEIGREIKAHSAICVTL
- the argB gene encoding acetylglutamate kinase; this translates as MQKYIEKANVLIEAMPYIQDFKGWVVLVKVGGSVMESAENIERLLTDIAFMNTVGIRPVLVHGGGKAISRGMERAGIAPQFVQGLRVTCAATIGVVEQVLKQEVNAQVVRLLQKHGVNARPLHGDWIFRAEKKTGRDPTTGESLDWGYVGSPVAVDARPVREMLDAGLLPVITPLGTGPDGQLYNINADTAAAALAMALKVRKLAFISDVPGLLRDVTDAESLITTLRVGEVAALKQAGVVGGGMLPKLDSCVEAIRAGVGKVHLIDGRMAHSLLLEVFTKTGVGTEIIADE
- a CDS encoding aspartate aminotransferase family protein, with product MSKSADIAALFNQYVMHTYSPSVTLTSGHGCKVRDADGKAYLDFTAGIAVLNVGHTHAKVVKAVQDQAGALIHSSNLFYTPNQALLAQRLSKLSLGGKCFFCNSGTEANEAMVKLARLWGHETGKYEVITMRNSFHGRTLAMCAATGQSKVQKGFDPLPLGFAHAAFNDLESVRGLVNARTVAVMVEAVQGEGGVIPATQEFMTGVRKLCDEKGLLMLCDDIQCGMGRTGHWFGWQKYGIKPDAFTLAKSLAGGVPMGALIAAPNLSDVFHPGNHASTFGGNPLACATALAVIDVIDEEGLVKRAGEAGVLFREGLQALVDKYEKVIEVRGEGLMIGLVVEGPAKDIVTACREMGLLCCVAGENVVRFLPPLNVKDDELEEALEMVGDALEQVYNPES
- a CDS encoding sigma-70 family RNA polymerase sigma factor, which gives rise to MSNPREQSQERATEEARVNDLVHKAQEGSMEAVDELVRTYQTPIFNLAYRMVNQREEACDLTQEIFIKVCRAIRSFKGRSRFSTWLQALAINTCRSRRQRLRRIGFFEATSLDAVPEGADAPSPRHEPVDAGDRPETELVRHETQEIVGRAIATLPEDFREVIVMRDIQGLSYEEIAEATGCQTGTVKSRLSRARAKVRDELLREGLLCRVNG
- the argG gene encoding argininosuccinate synthase, whose product is MALTLQDLKHEKVGACVSGGLDSRTIAKVLTENGVDVVAFTADLGQPDEVDIADIRKRMKPCGVDTILVDLKREMGEACFEVIEAQAMYDGGYWNSTGIGRAVTARGLIGAMRKKGCTVLSHGATGRGNDQMRFERYTNVLAPKMKVYAPWRDPELLERFPGRTQMAAYLASFGISAPAGKKDKKYSTDGNLAGLSHEAEDLESIETPMMIVTPTMGVWPMQAPDKPEKVAIRFEKGRAVAINGKAVDPVRAMMLANTLGGRNGIGMKHALENRIIGTKSRGVYEAPGMELLGAALRFLYQAVLDRRATALFQQLSKLVADQIYDGRYYDPMTQAARAAIRVFARPASGTVTVSLYKGNIFFHALSDCPASLYNEADSSMEASNGLNPVSSQGFAEIQSVEARMMAVARQIRL
- the argJ gene encoding bifunctional glutamate N-acetyltransferase/amino-acid acetyltransferase ArgJ: MEPLAPITGGVTAARGFRAAGVEAAIKYPNRKDFALLVSDTPAAVAAVFTTNRVAAAPVQLDRERVAAGQARAVAINSGCANACTGEQGMADAREMAAAVAGALGIDERLVLVCSTGVIGVTLPMARIRAGAVRAAAALSPTGGDDAAHAILTTDTVDKQVAVRIEIDGHDVTVGGMCKGSGMIEPLMATLLGFVTTDAAIGARALDTALRQAVDVSFNRVVVDGDRSTNDTLIALANGAAGNRPLDPAHPRWGAFVAALTHVCTELAKKLVLDGEGATKFVTVRVTGARSDGDAQKAARSISKSALVKTAWFGNDPNWGRVIAAVGYSGADVDDQQAQIYYGEVCAYDRGRVADAARLKELQAVMRHPAFDVTVNLNLGTGTDTIYTCDFSYDYVKINADYTT